The Lates calcarifer isolate ASB-BC8 linkage group LG24, TLL_Latcal_v3, whole genome shotgun sequence sequence GGATGGAATTGAtagcaaaaatatatattgtgtTTATTGTGGATCTGTGATTTCATGGTTTTCTACAAATTTGTTTCATGtaaatcattttctgtcagttgacaAATTTTGAACTAACTTACTTGAACTAACTTGTTTTAGCACATGTGTGCTATTGTCCGgtcaacactgaaaactgtgtTCTTTGCTAAACAGGAAGCAGGATCTGGAGAGCCATGAAAGAAGTggaaatgaggacagtggagacatgtctgaggaagaagaggaggaagaggtagGGGTGGACAACAGCAGGCCTAAATATCTTCAGTGGTATGATGTCATGATTTTGAACTAAACCCTCTACATcaaatttattttacatcaacTTTATTTGAAGTAGTCTAAATTATGTTGCTGTTGCTCCATTGGACATATTTCACAAAGATGTATTCAAGAGCAGCTTAACTACACATCTAGTTTCATTTGAAGGGTCCTCACTGCCTCACTGATTTGATTTTCCCTGaatgacattaacattttcCTGCTGGAGTATGCAGATGGATTTATGATGagtgtcattttattattatataaatggTCTTCATAACAACCTTAATTTATAAAACTGAAGATAAAAGATGGCTCTGCTCACAACATCTAGAATTTTTAATATTGAGATGATCTGACATCTGAATCAACTGTCAAGCTGATATGTTGTCTCATCacaggaggaggcagaaacTAATGGTGAGAAGACCGAGGAAGGGTCcaaacatcacagcagcagcggcaaacacaagaggaaaaaacacaagcacCGTAGtaagcacaaaaaacacaaacatgcctTTGATGAGGAAAAGGACCGCAAACGCAGACATCGTcataaacacaggaaacacaaacgCAAAGAGGGCTCCTCTCCCTCTGGTGCTGGCCTCTTTGGTGCCTCCGGCAATAGAAAAGTTGagtcctctccctcctctggaAATCCAAGTCTGGATGACAGGGCGTTGCTGGAGGATTTGGAGAAACAGAGGGCCATGATCAAAGCTGAGCTGGACAGCCAGCTGATGGAGGGCAAGGTTCAGTCCTGGCATGGGTTTGATCCTTCAGGGTTATAACTCTGGATCAGAAGAGGACGGAGATGCCAGGGTAAGAAATGGAGAACAGCGTCAAAGAGGCAGCTCAGGTAAACCCATATCTCccagagggggaaaaagtgGGAAATCAAGACGGGACTCAACAGAGGGCAGTAAGTCCAGCTCCAAGCGCCGTAGTCGGAGTAAGTCTGCAGAAAAGGCTGCTAAGGAGTCTAAGCAGGACAAGGTGACCAAAAGCACCAAGGACACAGGTGCTAAGGACAGAGGCCGTGGCAGGAGCAGGTCAAAAGACAGAAAGCGTTCAGACAGCACTGATAGGTccaaggagaggaggaagtcCAACTCTCCCTCCAcctggagaggagagcagaaaaGCAGCCGCACTGAAAAACGCTCCTCTCCACAGCGGGACGACAGACCAAACCAGGAGAGAGCAACCCGACGGTCCAGATCACCCGTGCGAGAGCGGCCGAGTCGGTCAGATGGCGACCGGGACAAGCGGCCGGCCAAGTCTCCATCCAAGGATGCCTCGTCAGGGAAAGAGAACCGCTCCCCTCACAGGCGTCCTCACAGCCCCGTGAGGAAACGCAGCGCTTCACCTCGCCACAGAGATGCCCGCCACCCCTCAGCCAGCGCCGCAGACAGGGCGTCGAAACAGAGCCACTCTCCATCAAGAACAAGGTCCTCCCCCAGGAGAGGCCGCAGTCGCTCACCAGAGGTCAGGAGGAGGGATGCTGACAGGCAGGACTCACCACTGAGGTTTGTGAACAGAGCTGTTTTGACTTATATAACTTCTCGCAGTAATATAAGTTGACTGGGATAGATGAGTCAGAGCGAATATGCCACACAGATGAATAATAGTCTGACTGATTCTGAAGGGTGTGCCGAGATTGAATGTTTGACAGTTCATTATAAAAGTAGGACTTTGAGCAGTTTTGGGAAATGCCAAATCTCATCAGAGTGAATATTGACATCTATAAAGTAagatagaaaattaaaaaaaagaaatatgcagTATTTGAAAGCTGCCACTTACAATCTGTCATAGTTCATCTGCATTGTAGCAGTTCTGTTGAAGTGACTGTGCAGAACGTCCAGTTCAGCCCGTCTGATTTTCGTACAGGAAGCGTCCGCGGGCAGATGTGGGGCCAGGCAGAGACAGATCACGAGAGAACAGTCCCAGATCTTCATCCCGCCGCAGGATGAGTCGCTCACCTCTGAGACGGAGGTCCCCGTCACCACGACGACGCTCCCGCTCTTCCCCTCGCAGACGGAGCAGGTCTCCATTGAGACACAGGTGACAACACTTTTCACTCAAATGTCATTCATCTCTACTCGCAACAGAGGATTTTTACACCAGTGTAGGTTATGTAATCAGAGGCAAACTTAGACTCTCTTTACTCTGGCatctgtcatgtttttgatgctgGGACAATAGTCTTAACTTCAGCTCAGTGTTATTGTTCTCTCTGGAACATTTCATGCATTCACTTTATCCCAGTAGTTTTGTGACTCTTTCGGGTTGAAACTTTTATGAGGTAATAAACTATCCCTCTGTGACAGGTCTGGGGAGAGAGACCGGTACGGTAGGCTCAGACAGTACAGGCGCTCAATGTCCCGTGAtcgggagaggaggagaaggcgCAGCAGAGATGAAGACAAGTTCAAGGGTAGCCTTTCAGAGGGCATGAAGGTCGACCAGGAGTCCTCAGAGGAAGAAGTGTGagtaaaacaagacatttgcaATTTGATTTCTCTGCAGATCATACATACAAGCTTTACATGGCAAAGTAATAATATTAGAATAATTGCTTTGCttgcagaaaacaaataaaagaatctTCTTACGGTCCTGCTGCTACCCAGCTCACTAAAAGTGGATTATGCTTGTTCGTGGCAGCTGCTTTTGATGTCAAATTGCTTTGATAGTTTAATGTATCAGCACATCCTGTAGTGATGCACTGATTACATTAACAGGAAACTGTGGTCTTGCCATATTTTTGAAagccttgtttgtgtgttcaggttGGAAGACTTCGATGGTGAAGAGATAGATGAAGAAGCTCTTATCGAACAGCGCCGTCAGCAGCGTTTGGCCATCGTCCAGGTCTGTGCACGCCTACGCTGGAACGAATCTACTGTATTTTCTAAGTTTGACATGCATTCTTACAATCTAACTGTTCCTGCCATTGTACAGAAATACAAGGTTGTGAACGAGGACACAAACATGGTGTCAGAGCCCAGCAGCCCCCAGAGCAGCACACGCAGCCGTTCACCCTCACCAGACGACATCCTGGAGCGAGTGGCTGCAGATGTCAAGGAGTATGAACGCGAGAACCTCAACACCTTCGAGGCCAACATCAAAGCAAAGCACAACCTCATCGCCCAGGAGAAAGACGGTAATGTCCTGGTCAGGGTCATCATGTCTGTTGGCATACAAGGCCAACTGAATGAACCGCACCATTGCGTGTGATAAGACAGAGGAAATTCATTTGAAAGGTGATTTCATCGGAGTTAAAACTGGCTTAGTTTAAACCTAGGAATAGGTCAAGCACAAAGGAGGCTCCATTTATGCTGCCTTTGGTCAAATGGGGTTAGCTTGACCCAGGTAACTACAGAATATTGTGCCCTATCCCTCCAGCTTCACCTATCACTTCAGCCTTTGAAATGTGGCTGTAGAAGATATACGTGGGTCACTGCATCTGCTCCCCTTCATCACTGAGGAAGACATCCTACTGTGAGGAtgaaggagatgagaaactgaacaGCTAAAAGCTCTATCAGGATTCACTTTGGATAGTTCCTTctcagcttttcatttttactgaaagaaaaatggcTCTTAAGATGCAGTTTTCCCCAGTTCTATCATGATGAGTTCAGCACATGAGGAGGAAGGAATTTAAAAAGGTGAAGTCTGATTGGTAGCATTTTTCGCCCGCCTTTAAATTCATTGAACCATAAATGTGCATTAATATTGGTACTTCCCTGCAGTTCAGAAGAGTTTGTGGCCTATTTCACATAGAATTTATGATTATGATATGGGCTGGTCAAAATATACCAGTGTAtaggaaacaaaaaatgaagtgGCATGATTTGTGTGGGGAAAATGCAGAGTTGTGTGATGCAGggattttaattttgtttctttttgtcatgTGTTCATTCAGTTGCTGGCTTGTAACCCAAAGCCTGGGTGTCTGCCACCTGCAGCATGTTTTGATCTCTGCAGAGTATGTGAATCAAACACGTTCCAGATATTCTGTTTTACAACATAGTGGACAACTAGAAACCCATCACgtgctgttttattgttgttgtttgtttcaggagCCAACCCAAAGAAGCCTTCTGCCCCTGACATGTTTACAGAGTCAGACGACATGTTTGCTGCTGACTTTGACGTGAGTGTTGAAATATGAAATTCTGTAGGACATTTGAGCATTGCTTTCATAATAGTGTTCCAGGCTTGGTCTTACGTTTCAGGCTGATTTGATTTTTCTGCTGGTTCTGCAGAGTGCCAGGATGAGAGCAGCAGGTGTTGGAAAGGACTTCAAAGAGAACCCCAACCTCAGGGATAACTGGACTGATGCTGAGGGTTACTACCGTAAGTGCTGCCTCTCTAATTCTTTGATCACACTGACCTGTGTCAGTACGAGGGGGAAACACCCATGAATGCTTGTGTAATATCATGGCAACATACCATTACAACTTTTTGATTATTTAGGGGTGAACATTGGGGAGACACTGGACAAGCGCTATGATGTGTATGGCTACACTGGTCAGGGCGTGTTCAGCAATGTGATCAGGGCCAGGGACACTGCGAGGGCCGGCCAGGAGGTGGCAGTCAAGATCATCCGAAACAACGAGCTCATGTGAGTGAACAGTGAATGACAAATTTTCATAGCCGAACAAGTATAGATTTGTAGACATTACTTTAAACAACAGAACATACAGATGACAGATTGGATTTGCATTAATGATCAACATACATTAATTTTTGATGAACAGGCAGAAGACGGGTTTGAAAGAGCTGGAATTCCTCAAGAAGCTGAATGACGCTGATCCTGATGACAAGTTTCACTGCCTTCGCCTTTTCAGGCACTTCTACCACAAGCAGCATCTTTGTCTGGTATTTGAGCCTCTCAGGTACCGAAAACAGTAACACTACTTCTTCTGCATCCACTGTTGCTTGTCGCATTTATGCGATGGTCACACTTGCTGACAACTTGTTGCATTCTGTAATCTGCAGCATGAATTTACGAGAGGTGCTCAAGAAGTACGGTAAAGATGTCGGGCTCCATATCAAGGCTGTGCGCTCCTACAGCCAACAGCTGTTCTTGGCCCTCAAGCTGCTCAAACGATGCAACATCCTCCACGCTGACATCAAGCCAGATAATATCCTggtatgattttaaaaagtcattctTAAAATCAAGATAGATAGAGTGATGAAAGTGGTACTCTGATTTATACTGACTTGTTTGTGTCCATCCTTTCAAGGTAAATGAGTCAAAGACCATTCTGAAGTTGTGCGATTTTGGTTCTGCATCCCATGTTGCTGACAACGACATCACACCATACCTGGTCAGCAGATTTTACAGAGCTCCAGAAATCAGTaagtttctgtatttgtttaaatCTCTTCAATAAAAACTTGCATTAAAAGCTGGACCTTGCTCACATTGGCCTGTCTCAGTCATAGGAAAACCATATGACTATGGGATTGACATGTGGTCTGTGGGCTGCACTTTATACGAGCTTTACACTGGcaaaatcctgtttcctggttcTTCCAACAATCACATGATCAAACTCGCTATGGACCTCAAGGGCAAGATGCCCAACAAGGTAGAGTTGCATCATATAATTTCAGTTCCTTCAGTTATTGTTTCTCTTCCTAGATGAGGTGAGACATGTTGCTGTTCCAAGCAGCATTCAAGAAGTTCTGGCTGATGTGAAATGATGCAATAATGGGGTTTTCTTTCCTCAGATGATCCGTAAAGGCTTGTTCAAAGACCAGCACTTCGATCAGAATTTGAACTTCCTGTACATTGAAGTAGACAAAGTAACAGAAAGGGTAAGATGCTCTGACTTAACTCTCACATACTTGTACACTGATGTAAGTTGTCAACATGATACACAATTTTAATACAAGCCAGAAATTTGAGTTATAATCACTGCATCAAATTTGactcatttctttgtttctctgcaccATCAGGAGAAGGTGACGGTGATGAGCACCATCAACCCCACCAAAGACCTGCTGGCCGACATGATAGGAGGCCAGCGACTGCCCGAGGACCAGAGGAAGAAGGTAATGCAGCTGAAGGACCTGCTGGATGGCACCCTGATGCTGGACCCAGCCAAACGCATCAGCATCAACCAGGCTCTGCAGCACCCCTTTATCCAGGAGAAGATTTAACACACCCCGATCTAACGCCACACACTCCCAGAGCAGACGGAGAACCAACCACTAAACCAGCTCTGACAGGAACTCTGCAGCGAGGCAGCCAACCCACAGACTCCTATTCAGAATGTCATGGATTTTTGTTCTTCCTcaacattattttctttattgatacataattgtgttttattgtaaataGATCATTGAAATGGTAGCCATTCTTCAACATTGATTTTTGCAATTTATCATTGTAAACTTCTCCCTCTTACCTGGCAATGCAGTTGCAgactttttccttcttttgttttttttatttaactggcATTGGAGTGACAgatgtttaaaagaaaagtataattcctgtaaatactgtatgtctattGCATTTACAATCTGGAGCAGCAGACAGTTGAGTTTTGTCGTAGTTGAAAACGTCTAAATACATCATTCTTTTTTAACCACATTGCTCATTGTGGGGCGATGCATGCTTTTGAATGTGCACCCTTTGTGCTCTAGATTTCTGTGGTGCAGGCCTGTGTAAATGCTCTGTATGTGCATCAGTGTCCCACATGtgacagccccccccccaagttTCCAGGCCTTGAGGTCTACGCTGAAGGAATAGATGCATATTATGTACTccttgaagattttttttttattattattattttcaaagcagatagtctttgttttctgttgctgaacatttccatgttttttaccttcctctccctccagcaCTCTGGCTCGGTCCTGGCTCTTAAGGCTCTCACGTTCAAGTGCCTCCTGTATGAGCCTAGTGTGTTAAAACACCAAACAATGCTGGCCTGTTGAAGCCACACCTATGACCCTCCTCTCCCACCGTTGTAAATAGTCCATAGTTACTGTCATTTCATGTatgattaatttgtttttgttttatttttccattaagtggtaaaaaaaaaaacaaccttgtGATTTCAATAAAGAATAGTTGTGGAAACGCTGCTGAAAGAGCACCTTCAATATAAGACAGTTTTTTTAGTAATAAAATGTTTCCTATTGTATACCAAACCCcctttcttcattttatcccCAGTATGTTGGCATCATAGAGGTGTAACTGTACATCACTAACTCAATTCATTTAAAATTGTTAAATGTGTTGACTAAGCAGAGAAACATGGAACATACGTATAGATCTCATAACTGGATGTTGACTGTCCAAGTGCAGTCAAGGGAGTGTTAGAAAGGTGGTACATTTTTCTGGGGGAAAATTGTTTTGGACTGAGATGGCTGCAGCCTCAGAGCATCAAAAGCAAAAACGCTCTATCTCGTATCCAGTTGGAACAATTTATGGGCTCTCATGCTCCACTCTCTGCAGCGGAAAAGTCTAACTGTACCCTTCATTTCCGTCGCATGATTGCACTTGTGT is a genomic window containing:
- the prpf4bb gene encoding LOW QUALITY PROTEIN: pre-mRNA processing factor 4Bb (The sequence of the model RefSeq protein was modified relative to this genomic sequence to represent the inferred CDS: deleted 1 base in 1 codon), which gives rise to MADVEMDITSRRMNNGNEHVKQDLESHERSGNEDSGDMSEEEEEEEEEAETNGEKTEEGSKHHSSSGKHKRKKHKHRSKHKKHKHAFDEEKDRKRRHRHKHRKHKRKEGSSPSGAGLFGASGNRKVESSPSSGNPSLDDRALLEDLEKQRAMIKAELDSQLMEGKVQSGMGLILQGYNSGSEEDGDARVRNGEQRQRGSSGKPISPRGGKSGKSRRDSTEGSKSSSKRRSRSKSAEKAAKESKQDKVTKSTKDTGAKDRGRGRSRSKDRKRSDSTDRSKERRKSNSPSTWRGEQKSSRTEKRSSPQRDDRPNQERATRRSRSPVRERPSRSDGDRDKRPAKSPSKDASSGKENRSPHRRPHSPVRKRSASPRHRDARHPSASAADRASKQSHSPSRTRSSPRRGRSRSPEVRRRDADRQDSPLRKRPRADVGPGRDRSRENSPRSSSRRRMSRSPLRRRSPSPRRRSRSSPRRRSRSPLRHRSGERDRYGRLRQYRRSMSRDRERRRRRSRDEDKFKGSLSEGMKVDQESSEEEVLEDFDGEEIDEEALIEQRRQQRLAIVQKYKVVNEDTNMVSEPSSPQSSTRSRSPSPDDILERVAADVKEYERENLNTFEANIKAKHNLIAQEKDGANPKKPSAPDMFTESDDMFAADFDSARMRAAGVGKDFKENPNLRDNWTDAEGYYRVNIGETLDKRYDVYGYTGQGVFSNVIRARDTARAGQEVAVKIIRNNELMQKTGLKELEFLKKLNDADPDDKFHCLRLFRHFYHKQHLCLVFEPLSMNLREVLKKYGKDVGLHIKAVRSYSQQLFLALKLLKRCNILHADIKPDNILVNESKTILKLCDFGSASHVADNDITPYLVSRFYRAPEIIIGKPYDYGIDMWSVGCTLYELYTGKILFPGSSNNHMIKLAMDLKGKMPNKMIRKGLFKDQHFDQNLNFLYIEVDKVTEREKVTVMSTINPTKDLLADMIGGQRLPEDQRKKVMQLKDLLDGTLMLDPAKRISINQALQHPFIQEKI